From the Streptomyces sp. NBC_01216 genome, the window CCGCTGAAGGCGAGCGAGCCGCGCCGCAGCCCGTGCACCAGGGTCCCGGGCGGCAGCCCGGACGGGACACGCTGCTCGGCCAGCACGACGGCGGCGCCGGCGGACCGGGCCAGGCCGGCGAGCAGCCGGTGGGTGCGGGCCGCCACCCCCGGTGACATGCCGAGCACGGGTTCGTCGACCAGCACCACCCGCCCGGGCGCCGACAGGGCGCGGGAGACCGCCAGCATCCGCCGTTCCCCGCCGGAGAGCGTCCCGGCGGCGCGGTCCAGGAGCCGGGAGAGCTCCGGATAGGCGGCCAGGGCGTCCGCGGGGTCCCCGGGGGCCAGCTCCAGGTTCTCGGCCACGGACAGCGAGGTGAACACGGCCCGCCGGTCCGGTACGAGGCACAGCCCGCGCCGCGCCCGCTCGTGGGCGGGCATCCGGGTCACGTCCGCGCCGCGCCACAGGGTCCGTCCGGCGGTCGGCGGCACGGTGCCGGCGAGGACGCGCAGCGCGGTCGTGCGCCCCGCGCCGTTGCGGCCGGTGAGCACCGTGACGGTGGCGGACGGCACGGGCAGGTCGATCCCGTGCAGGGCCTCCAGGGGCCCGTAGCGGACGCGGACGCCGCACAGCTCGATCTCGACGCTCATGACACGATCCGCCCTCCTTCCATGGTGTGCACGGCGTGGGCGATGTGCTCGACGAGGTCCGGGTCGTGTTCGACGACGAGGACGGTGAGCCCCTCCGCGGCGAGAGCCGCCAGGACCCGGGCGAGGGCGTCGGTCTCGACGGCGTCCAGACCCGCGCCGGGCTCGTCCAGGAGGAGCGTGTGGGGGGCTCCGGCGAGGGTGCGGGCGAGTTCGACCCGGCGCAGCGTCCCGGTGGGCAGACCGGCGGCGGGCCGGTGGCGGACGGTTCCCTCACCCGTGCCTGTGTCGAGGCGTTTGTCGACAGCCCGGAGCCGTACACGGCCCGCGGACTGCTGCTGCCGGTCCGCTTCGAGCGGCTGCCCGAGCCCCCGAAGACCCGTCACACCTGCCTGTCCGTGGCCCGTTGGCAGGACGGGCGGGGCTGGGTCACCCAGGGGGACATGGACACGAACTGGGCCACGGTCCCGCAGCTCGGCTACCGACCGTGATCACTGTCCCCGGACGCCCGCCGAAGTCGCTCCCGACCACGTGCGCCACGTCGGGGCTCGAGGCCGACGTGATCGTCACGGCCCGAGTGCGGATCGACGCGGTGCCCGACAGCGTCCCCGCGCCGACCGTGGCGCCCGCCGATCCGGCCGCCGGGGGCGTCGTGGCCGCGGTCCGGCTCATCCCGGTCAAGCCTTCCGACGTGCTGATCGACGCCTTCGCCCGGGACCGGATGACCCGCGTCCTGCACCGGGCCACGGAGCGGCCGGAGGGCTGATCCCGGCCCGCTCGACGGCCGCGAACTCCGGGTGGTGGAGGTCGAACGCCGGTGCCTCGGAACGGATCCGGGGGACGGAGTCGAAGTTGTGGCGGGGCGGCGGGCAGGAGGTCGCCCACTCCAGAGAGCGTCCGAAGCCCCACGGGTCGTCGACCTCGACCCGCGCGCCGTACCTGGCGGTCCGCCAGACGTTGTAGAGGAACGGGAGGGTCGAGAGGCCCAGCAGGAAGGCGCCGATGGTCGAGATGGTGTTCAGGGCCGTGAAACCGTCCGCCTCGAGGTAGTCGGCGTACCTCCGGGGCATGCCCTCCGCGCCGAGCCAGTGCTGCACCAGGAACGTGAGGTGGAAGCCGGCGAACAGCGTCCAGAAGTGGATCCGGCCCAGCCGTTCGTCGAGCATCCTGCCGGTGAACTTGGGCCACCAGAAGTGGAAGCCGGCGAAGGTCGCGAAGACCACGGTGCCGAAGACCGTGTAGTGGAAGTGGGCGACGACGAAGTACGAGTCGGTGACGGCGAAGTCCATCGGCGGCGAGGCCAGGACGATCCCGGTGAGCCCGCCGAACAGGAACGACACCAGGAAGCCGACCGCCCACAGCATCGGCGTCTCGAAGGACAGTGAGCCCCGAAGCATCGTGCCGGTCCAGTTGAAGAACTTCACGCCGGTGGGGACGGCGATGAGGAAGGAGAGCAGCGAGAAGAACGGCAGCAGTACGGCGCCCGTGACGAACATGTGGTGGGCCCACACCACCACGGAGAGCCCTGTGATCGCCATGGTGGCCCCCACCAACGTGGCGTAGCCGAAGATCGGTTTGCGGGAGAAGACCGGGATGATCTCGCTGATGATCCCGAAGAACGGCAGGGCGATGATGTAGACCTCGGGGTGGCCGAAGAACCAGAACAGGTGCTGCCACAGCAGCGCGCCGCCGTTCGCGGCGTCGAAGACCACCGAGCCGAAGCGGCGGTCGGCCTCCAGCACCAGCAGTGCGGCGGCGAGCACCGGGAAGGCCAGCAGCACCAGGATCGTGGTGAAGAGGACGTTCCAGGTGAAGATCGGCATCCGGAACATGGTCATGCCCGGCGCCCGCATCCCGATGATCGTCGCCAGGAAGTTCACCGAGGTGAGGATCGTGCCGAAACCGGAGAGCGCGAGCCCCATGATCCACAGATCGGCGCCGACGCCGGGGGAGCGCTCCAGACCGTTCAGCGGCGCGTAGGCGGTCCAACCGAAGGCGGGCGGCCCGGTGGGCAGCAGCAGCGCGCCGACCACCATCAGTCCGCCGAGGAGGAACAGCCAGTACGAGAACATGTTCAGCCGCGGGAAGGCGACATCCGGGGCGCCGATCTGGAGCGGCACCAGCTCGTTCGCGAAACCGGCGAACGTCGGGGTCGCGAAGAGCAGCAGCATGATCGTGCCGTGCAGCGTGAACGCCTGGTTGAACTGCTCGTTGTCCAGCAGCTGGAGACCGGGCCGGGCCAGCTCGGCCCGCATGAGCATCGCCAGGAGCCCGGCGGCCAGGAAGAAGACGAACGCCGTGATCAGGTACAGGTGCCCGATCTTCTTGTGGTCGGTGGTGGTGAGCCAGTCGATCAGGACCCGCCCGTGCCGGTGCGGCGCTGATTCGACGACCGCGGGAGCGGTCTCGGTGCCCATCGCCACCTCCGGTGGTCCGGTCGTCCGGACATGATGCGTGAGTCGGGGGACGGATGGCCGGAGGCGGGGCTGACGGGCTGCTCCGGACGGCGGAACCGGGTGCGCCGGGGAGGGAATGGACGAATGCCGTGCGGCCCGTGGCGGGCCCACGGATTTCCGCGGGCGGGCCGGGAAGCAGAATTCCCCGAAGTCCGGCGCAATATCCCGGAGCGCGTCCGAAAATACGGGAGAATCGGTTGGGAACTGCCCGAACGAGTGACGAAGCCTGTGCCAAACATATGTCGAGAACCTGTGACACAAGCGTGACCGCCAGGGTACGTGGGCTTGCTGGGGCCTCTCTCGTCCGCGCGCTTCCGTCACCGTCCGGGGCCGCCTAACGTGAGGCGCATGACACCGGAACCCGACTTTTCCGCA encodes:
- a CDS encoding ATP-binding cassette domain-containing protein translates to MSVEIELCGVRVRYGPLEALHGIDLPVPSATVTVLTGRNGAGRTTALRVLAGTVPPTAGRTLWRGADVTRMPAHERARRGLCLVPDRRAVFTSLSVAENLELAPGDPADALAAYPELSRLLDRAAGTLSGGERRMLAVSRALSAPGRVVLVDEPVLGMSPGVAARTHRLLAGLARSAGAAVVLAEQRVPSGLPPGTLVHGLRRGSLAFSGEAAEFTRR
- the ctaD gene encoding aa3-type cytochrome oxidase subunit I, whose translation is MGTETAPAVVESAPHRHGRVLIDWLTTTDHKKIGHLYLITAFVFFLAAGLLAMLMRAELARPGLQLLDNEQFNQAFTLHGTIMLLLFATPTFAGFANELVPLQIGAPDVAFPRLNMFSYWLFLLGGLMVVGALLLPTGPPAFGWTAYAPLNGLERSPGVGADLWIMGLALSGFGTILTSVNFLATIIGMRAPGMTMFRMPIFTWNVLFTTILVLLAFPVLAAALLVLEADRRFGSVVFDAANGGALLWQHLFWFFGHPEVYIIALPFFGIISEIIPVFSRKPIFGYATLVGATMAITGLSVVVWAHHMFVTGAVLLPFFSLLSFLIAVPTGVKFFNWTGTMLRGSLSFETPMLWAVGFLVSFLFGGLTGIVLASPPMDFAVTDSYFVVAHFHYTVFGTVVFATFAGFHFWWPKFTGRMLDERLGRIHFWTLFAGFHLTFLVQHWLGAEGMPRRYADYLEADGFTALNTISTIGAFLLGLSTLPFLYNVWRTARYGARVEVDDPWGFGRSLEWATSCPPPRHNFDSVPRIRSEAPAFDLHHPEFAAVERAGISPPAAPWPGAGRGSSGPGRRRRSARRKA